The Musa acuminata AAA Group cultivar baxijiao chromosome BXJ1-8, Cavendish_Baxijiao_AAA, whole genome shotgun sequence genomic sequence GCAATCCGATGGCTACAGAAACTATTCCATTGAGACTCTGCAAGCCGGGAAACCACAGTGCAAGGCGGCGCTGCAGAAGGAGCTCGGCCTCCCTGTCCGCGAGGACGTCCCCCTCATCGGATTCATCGGCCGGCTGGATCACCAGAAGGGCGTCGACCTCATTGCGGGTGCGATACCTTGGATCGTCGGGCAGGACTTGCAGCTGGTGATGCTGGGCACCGGGCGGGCCGACCTGGAGGAGATGCTGCGCAAGTTCGACAGGGAGCACCACAACAAGGTGAGGGCGTGGGTGGGGTTCTCGGTGAAGATGGCGCACAGGATCACCGCAGGGGCGGACGTCCTGCTCATGCCATCGCGGTTCGAGCCCTGCGGGCTGAACCAGCTGTACGCCATGAAGTACGGCACGGTCCCGGTGGTGCACGCCGTCGGCGGGCTTCGCGACACGGTGATCCCGTTCGATCCCTTCAGGGAGAGCGGGTTCGGGTGGACGTTCGACCGGGCGGAGGCCAACAAGCTGATCAATGCGCTGGGGAACTGCCTCAACACCTACAGGAACCAGAAGGAGAATTGGAAGGGCCTGCAGACGCGAGGGATGGCACAGGACCTGAGCTGGGACAACGCCGCCAAACATTACGAGGAAGTCCTCGTCTCAGCTAAGTATCAGTGGTGATCTTTGAGAACATGAACGAACAGTATCTATCTCAGCTATCTGATGATCCAATCCGGATCTCTCTTCAACGAACCTGCAAAGATTCGTCTAAGTATTGTGTGCGTCCGTTTGATTGATGGCATCAACATTTtgacacgtctctctctctctatctcttcctcGCTGTCGAGGACAGCCCAGTTTTGTTGGATTCTGTGATTAGCCACCGCGTCGACAGCCTCTGCTGCGTACGTGCCAGAGGAAAACAGTCGCACCTGCACGCATAAATACACATCGATTCGCCATGCATGTTATTGGTTGGACCAAGAAGcagcgtcttcttcctcctcagcgCTGGAAACCATGGAGAAACCATTGCCAACTGCACCGTACCACTCCCTCGCACTCACAGAGCCCATCGTGCTCCTCTTCAACAAGACCATCTCCATGGGGGTCGTCCTGAAGAATAAGATATCCATGGGGTTCCTCTTCCGGCACCCAGCGCCGTGCGCATCGGGGGTCGTCGATCGTGTCAGACCCGGCGACTCGGCCGACGGTAGCGAGGCGCCCGAGTTGACCAGAGAAGACGTGGAGACGGTGATGGAGATCATTACGGGCATGCCTTGCGGCGCGGACGGTGAGCAGCTCGAGGAGCTGCGTGGCGTGTTCGAGGGGGAGGAGCCGAGCTTGGAGGAAGTGGCGGAGGCGTTCTCCGTCTTCGATGATGACGGTGACGGGGTCATAGAGCCCCTGGACCTGCATCGTGTTCTCTGCAAGCTGGGCTTCCCGGAGGGGGCGGCATTGGAGGCATGCCGACGGATGATCGCGGCGTACGACGAGAACGACGACGGGAGGATCGATTTCAAGGAGTTCATCAAAGTTGTGgagtgataagcagataagatttcgtcAAAGCAgttaggaaatctctcagcagttgagaagcagataagatttcctcaaggcagttgagaaaTCTCTCaggagttgagaaaaatcctccatgctgaatgtgtataacctccctactgagtgtgtataaatggctgtcaagaactcactatcaaaatgtattaggcaattatatcttatacatttcatagtttcttctacaatttctatctttctatcttcttcgcttaatttctatcatggtatcagagctgtaataggtggtccgggcaacttatcatcacgcttcaagtacgtctcatagtcgatcaacttataataaagttcttcgaatgatattggtgagtcacgtgcccgaagtgctgctgtcagttctttgtactcgcctcctaagccattgagggtatggattaggacttcttcatcgctgagagaatgacctatcaaagctaaatcatcgatgataactttgatattttgtagataatcagcaatagtacttccctcttgtttcattttcatcagattggagagaagtccgagcatgcgagtacgcgagcgatttgccaaagttgtttgtaatttgcaccatgcttctgcagcagtcgtacatgaggatatcagcggggcaatggatccagcaacggaagcttgaatagcttggaggatgaggcgatcttgacgtaaccatagttggtgggctggatttggcactggattgggttcgcctgggatgttgatcatttcaggtggacactggagagagccatcaacgtaacctaagagatcatagccaaataaaagattagaaagttgtgcccgccaagatgcgtagttgccgcctttggataatttgaagggaatgagtgctgcagcattgatggtgataagactttgagaagtgctcagagtccttgcagaaatagggacaggaatatcggaagaCGAAAATGAAaacatcccagatattttgtggcgggtcaagtgatctttatagaagatgtaaagatataggaggaagggaggaggagaaaagcagatcgatgcgctGCAGAGTAGGCTGCAGCGCGATGAACTGCAGTGATGGGCGAGCAATCTGCAGCAAGAAAGGCAGCGATGGCTATGGCgggaggtagatgatgaagacgTCAGATGTAGAAGAGTAGCTGTATGCAACGCCGAAGAGGGCTGCTGCTTCTTCCAGAGGCACTGGTAGGCTGCAGCGATTCAGAGTGCAGGAGAGATTGTTGCAGCGAGGtggaagaaatctctgcagcttgcagtattggagtttggtggccggaagagcagcggagttttcagcggaagacttcggttggcaagggagtagcagccggcggtagaaacaaaggccgtgactgtgcttcctttaggatctgatattagcagccacaagtgctgcagtaggctgcagcgaatggctacggctgaggggcgaaggcgtcgccacgagagggatggttggactccggagaagagggcttgctctaggcaaactgctctgataccatgatagaaataatagaagataagaataataattgaagaagcattattgtagaaatgaaatagctttagcttgaatctattaacatgttccctctcctatttatacaaattaggaggaaggatttccctaatttaagtaattccttcttttgacaagtttcgtttttatatcatttttgtagattattttactaagtacacatggttatatcctctccatcataagtctgatgtttctactgtatttactaactttcgaaagttggtcgagaattttttttcaatcttccattaaaacagtttactctgatggtggaggcgaatatcaagccctcacatcctgtctctctgcttgtggtatacaacacctcaagtcacccccacatactccccaattggttggttctgccgaacgcaaacatcggcatatcgttgaaactggtctctcccttctacatcaagcatccatgccaccatctttttggtcagtagcttttcaaactgcagtttatctcattaatcgtatgctcactccagtcttacaataccagtcaccatttgaaaaattattccacaaacttccaaaccttcataaactcagagtttttggctgtttatgttatccatggctccgtccctatgcgtcacataagctaacaccacgatctaagccttgcacttttataggctactctcttgaacataatgcttttcgatgctatgaaccccaaactaaaaaggtctttatatcacgtcatgttatctttgaggagtctatctttccttttcaaaataatcctaccatgcaaactactccgataaacatacatcactggaatatccctccgatctcatcacacgaacctccaatgacaccgtccagtccttactctcaagattcacatactactattactccagttcaatagcttctcactccctccattcctccactcccttcctcacaagtttcccctattaatgaagtcataccctcggcaacattgccactggctttaccttctcctagatctagtgacattgttgtgccgacggttgacctagtccatgacagtgactcgccctcggctataccaccaacacaatctaccacttccaccccccctagacatccaatgacaacacgctccaaaagtggtattttcaaaccacgtcaagtccttgacttacatgctataacaaattcctccactgaggccagtgaacccactacaatcactcaagctcaaaaatcttctcactggcgtaaagccatgtgtgacgaatatgatgctctcctccataactctacatggaccttagtaccctttcatcacacacaaaatatcatcgggtgtaaatgggtctttcgaattaagcggaacccagacggatccattgccagatacaaagcacgtctagtcgccaaagggtttcatcaacgacctggtgtcgacttcacagagacatttagtcccgttgttaaacccacaacaatccgtcttatcctgagtttggctatctcaaagggctggcacatacgacaattggatgttaacaatgcctttttacaggggtcacttactgaagatgtctttatgcaacaacctcctggtttcgttcatcctcaatatccgaggcatgtctgcaaacttcaaaaagctatttatggacttcgtcaagctccaagggcttggtataacgagcttggctcgtttttgacctcaattggcttcatcaattcaaagtctgatacctcgttattcatttgtcagcataatggaagcataatatatcttttagtatatgtggatgatattattgtcacaggaaatgatcctttgaagactcaggcatttctaaagcacttggccgatcgattctccctcaaagatctaggaactttaagctactttctgggagtggaagcaacatttacatcttcaggtctcttcctatcacaaagaaagtatattcaagatttattatcaaaggcaaacatgcaggatgcgaaagaggttacaactcctctctctaccagtgaatcacttaaattatgtgatggaagtcctactacagattcgactcagtatcgacaagtccttggctccttacagtacttggctctcacccgtccagatatttcatttgccgtcaataagttatcgcaattcatgcatcgaccatctactacgcattggtctgcggtcaaacgaattttgcggtatcttaaagggactcttaatcatggcatttttcttcgcaaaaatacttcactccatctccatgcctttgctgatgctgattgggcagggaactttgatgatagaacatctacgtccggatacattatcttccttggagctactccaatcagttggagttctaaaaaacaaaagacggttgcatgatctacaactgaagctgaataccgtgccgtcgccaccgccgctgctgaactcaattgggtcacaaatttgctcaaggaacttaacgtcaactccacggttattcctacaatatattgtgataatgttggagctacttatttatgtgccaatccagtgttccattcccgcatgaaacacatagccatcgacttccattttgtgcgagatcaagttgccagacatcaactccgagtttctcatgtacatacagcagatcaactagccgactcactcacaaagcctctcgcccgtaaactattttcatctcatcggtccaagatcggcatccttgatggaagctcaatcttgcgggggcatgataagcagataagatttcctcaaagcagttgaggaaatctctcagcagttgagaagcagataagatttcctcaaggcagttgaaaaatctctcagcagttgagaaaaatcctccatgctgaatgtgtataacctccctactgagtgtgtataaatggctgtcaagaactcactatcaaaatgtattaggcaattatatcttatacatttcatagtttcttctacaatttctatttttctatcttcttcgcttaatttctatcatggaGGGCAGCTTCTTTGATTAattattcttcctttttcttcttgtcgTCATCATCGTCACATCTATCAATGCGCAAGCAATTAAAACAAACCTAATTTCGAGCATGATTGAGACTCGAAATCTAAAATCATCAAAAGATTGCGACTATTCGAAATCTTACAAGAAGAATCAAAGGCCAAATCGAGAAGCAACTACTCATCTGGATCGCAGATTTAAATCGATAATGTTATCGACAATTGACACATCCATAGACTTTGAACATGAAGGGAAAACATCTTTCTGAAGCTGGAAGTGCGGCTTCAATCATTTAGAACCCAAGAAATAACATGTTCTTCTAGGTAGATCCAGTCACCACATCAAACCACAAAAGCCTGTACAATTGAATTATAGAGCTAGCAGTAGGCTATCTTCTGCAGTTCCAAAGTTCCATAGCTTGAGTGAAGCCGAGAAAGAGCAGACCGGTGCAGAGTATCATAAATCTCATGGCAACTTCACTGATGGGAGAGTCTGGATACCTGCAAGGCATGTTTTGGCCAGTGTTTATTCAACCAGCACTGAGATGAAATTATTGCATACTATCAGTTGGATATTGTTCTAAAGAAATTGGTCACTTCCCTGAGCATGTCTCATCACACAACTA encodes the following:
- the LOC135680386 gene encoding probable calcium-binding protein CML46 yields the protein MEKPLPTAPYHSLALTEPIVLLFNKTISMGVVLKNKISMGFLFRHPAPCASGVVDRVRPGDSADGSEAPELTREDVETVMEIITGMPCGADGEQLEELRGVFEGEEPSLEEVAEAFSVFDDDGDGVIEPLDLHRVLCKLGFPEGAALEACRRMIAAYDENDDGRIDFKEFIKVVE